One genomic segment of Cerasicoccus sp. TK19100 includes these proteins:
- a CDS encoding OmpP1/FadL family transporter: MKSYKIQFNPDDLRADSNPAGKAIFDTLTDFMKQLTLSSTFLVLSTSAAFAHGIFRVGQDAQSMGIAGINIVAADTPTNAMTGNPAGLASQDGAVQGTVVITGYSGEFSNAANTNSPLRNPVTPYGSAAATYRLEDNPDITLGMSLAPDALARGYWRFNDSGATNYGYTDHDSRLITYRLAFGAGWQATEDFSVGATAGVTYNDNYLKAPYTFQNAGALTGAKVLLDLETDGFGPSFSLGANYDVTEWASIGFRYMSPTWLYTDGSATGFNPGTGAFSYDAKVDQQLPQRIGIAFAVEPADWLSLFFQADWVDYAGAYDTLNIELTNGSNPGGPLPAAFNETSPLSWESVWVFAVGAEVDITDDLVWSVGYTYGESPVPDSTLTPMTAAITEQTITTGLSYRWDSIEVAIAYQYDIPNTQTTNSSILLSGEYQNSSTKLEGHTGAVSLTWYY; this comes from the coding sequence ATGAAATCATATAAAATACAGTTTAATCCCGACGACTTAAGGGCCGATAGTAACCCCGCTGGAAAGGCCATTTTCGATACGCTGACTGATTTCATGAAACAACTGACACTTTCTTCCACTTTCTTGGTGCTATCCACGAGCGCGGCTTTCGCCCACGGTATTTTCCGCGTTGGACAGGATGCACAATCCATGGGCATCGCAGGCATAAATATCGTCGCCGCAGATACGCCTACCAATGCCATGACGGGCAACCCCGCCGGTCTCGCCAGCCAAGACGGCGCGGTGCAGGGCACGGTCGTCATTACTGGCTACTCGGGTGAATTTTCCAACGCAGCCAACACCAACTCACCATTGCGCAATCCCGTGACGCCCTACGGCTCCGCCGCCGCAACCTACCGCCTTGAGGACAATCCAGACATTACCTTGGGCATGTCATTGGCTCCCGATGCGCTGGCGCGTGGCTACTGGCGCTTTAATGACTCCGGCGCGACGAACTATGGCTATACCGACCACGATTCACGACTCATCACCTACCGCTTGGCCTTCGGCGCAGGCTGGCAAGCTACGGAAGACTTCTCCGTCGGCGCGACAGCGGGCGTAACCTACAACGATAATTACCTGAAGGCACCCTACACGTTTCAGAACGCTGGTGCCCTGACTGGCGCAAAAGTCCTGCTGGACTTGGAAACCGATGGCTTCGGCCCGAGCTTTTCCCTCGGCGCAAACTACGACGTGACGGAATGGGCCAGTATCGGCTTTCGCTACATGTCGCCAACGTGGCTATACACCGACGGAAGCGCCACCGGATTCAATCCCGGCACCGGTGCCTTTAGCTATGATGCCAAAGTCGACCAGCAACTGCCGCAACGCATTGGTATCGCCTTTGCGGTGGAACCGGCAGACTGGCTCAGCCTCTTTTTCCAAGCTGACTGGGTCGATTATGCCGGTGCCTACGACACACTCAACATCGAGCTAACCAACGGCAGCAACCCCGGTGGCCCGCTCCCGGCGGCCTTCAATGAAACCAGCCCACTCAGTTGGGAAAGCGTCTGGGTATTCGCCGTTGGCGCAGAGGTGGACATTACCGACGACCTCGTCTGGAGTGTTGGCTACACTTATGGTGAGAGCCCTGTCCCCGACAGCACCCTTACCCCCATGACGGCCGCAATCACCGAGCAAACGATCACCACTGGCCTAAGCTACCGCTGGGACTCGATCGAGGTTGCCATCGCGTATCAGTACGATATACCCAATACGCAAACAACGAACAGCAGCATCCTCCTGAGCGGCGAGTACCAAAACTCCAGCACCAAGCTGGAGGGACATACCGGGGCCGTCTCGCTGACTTGGTATTATTAG